A window from Gammaproteobacteria bacterium encodes these proteins:
- the nuoB gene encoding NADH-quinone oxidoreductase subunit NuoB produces the protein MKEIQQIPVAQASRTNPFARVFDELTAFCRSRSMFMLHYCTGCGAIELPPAMTSRFDMERLGIQPMVSPRQADILLITGYVSVKTLKRVILTYEQMASPKYVIGICSCTVNGGMYWQSYATAKKLNDYMPVDMYIAGCMPRPEAVIEGLRGLMERVRTGEANGWEDYYRRYDYYLGHQQRLFGEAWQTPTNVIQEAEHYGLAGPETEGEHTALLRQHQQPLEPLEMRIGLKERV, from the coding sequence ATGAAGGAAATCCAACAGATCCCGGTAGCCCAGGCGTCCCGAACTAATCCCTTCGCCCGGGTCTTCGACGAGCTCACCGCCTTCTGTCGGTCGCGTTCCATGTTCATGCTCCATTACTGTACGGGGTGTGGGGCCATCGAGTTGCCGCCGGCCATGACCTCGCGCTTCGACATGGAGCGCCTAGGGATCCAGCCCATGGTGAGTCCCCGCCAGGCGGATATTCTGCTCATCACGGGTTATGTCTCGGTGAAGACCCTGAAGCGGGTGATCCTCACCTACGAGCAGATGGCCTCACCCAAGTACGTCATCGGCATCTGCTCCTGCACCGTCAATGGCGGCATGTACTGGCAGAGCTACGCCACCGCGAAGAAGCTCAACGACTACATGCCCGTGGACATGTACATCGCCGGCTGCATGCCGCGGCCCGAGGCGGTCATCGAGGGCCTGCGGGGCCTGATGGAGCGGGTGCGCACGGGGGAGGCGAACGGTTGGGAGGATTACTACCGGCGCTACGATTACTACCTGGGCCACCAGCAGCGCCTGTTCGGCGAGGCCTGGCAGACCCCCACCAACGTTATCCAGGAGGCCGAGCATTACGGCCTCGCGGGGCCGGAGACCGAGGGCGAGCACACCGCCTTGCTGCGCCAGCACCAGCAGCCCCTGGAACCCCTGGAGATGCGCATCGGCTTGAAGGAGCGGGTATGA
- a CDS encoding NADH-quinone oxidoreductase subunit C has protein sequence MSGGEGSKALGPILRDVKGAHITSTRPRRSRVDLPADALPALLELLKGRAGFVHLSAISCVDWMDDGQFELVYHVWSYEMSMMVSAHIRIPREPGVYLSVYDLYHPAAFFERDIHEMYGLYFEGSPDMEKFILTEWDGPPPMRKDFDSEAWVNDHFDWQDYRPEWLQELEEDGGGIAIRPDEQRFSRRK, from the coding sequence GTGAGCGGGGGCGAGGGATCCAAGGCCCTCGGGCCCATCCTGCGGGACGTGAAGGGCGCGCACATCACCAGCACCCGCCCACGGCGCTCTCGGGTGGACCTGCCGGCGGATGCCCTGCCGGCCCTGCTGGAGCTCCTCAAGGGGCGGGCCGGCTTCGTCCACCTGTCGGCCATCAGCTGCGTGGACTGGATGGACGACGGGCAGTTCGAGCTGGTCTACCACGTGTGGTCCTACGAGATGTCCATGATGGTGTCCGCCCACATCCGCATCCCCCGGGAGCCGGGGGTGTACCTGTCGGTCTACGACCTCTACCACCCGGCCGCCTTCTTCGAGCGGGACATTCACGAGATGTACGGCCTCTATTTCGAGGGCAGCCCCGACATGGAGAAGTTCATCCTCACCGAGTGGGACGGCCCGCCCCCCATGCGCAAGGATTTCGACTCCGAGGCCTGGGTCAACGACCACTTCGACTGGCAGGACTATAGGCCAGAATGGCTTCAGGAGCTTGAGGAGGACGGAGGGGGGATCGCGATTCGGCCGGATGAGCAGCGGTTCAGTCGCCGGAAGTAA
- a CDS encoding NADH-quinone oxidoreductase subunit D has translation MRPENYEAKRQPPSNEYELNFGPNHPGIEGNYALKVKLHGDEVLAARADGGYLHRGFEKLMEQRLWIQNIALVPRICVPDPAPMEVCYAMAVEELCGLEVPERAQWLRVLLLEMSRVAAHLFTFGGHAATTGMYSPMFWGVADRDLVLDLFEELTGGRVYSIYNIPGGVRRDVPDGFLERLVHTLDYLDSRLPDYDHLFFTNQVFVTRSRGVGVLNQQQALEWGVTGPNLRATGLAFDVRRDDPYLVYDQIPFEVATEHAGDAWARTLVRRRELVQSIRILRHVAERLPGVPGPIRAPIPNPLAWKVPAGDAYVRVESSKGELAWYVVSDGGVKPYRTHVRGPSSMHAVQVLERLVTGCRLEDVAQIMFSLDACPPEVDR, from the coding sequence ATGCGCCCGGAGAATTACGAGGCCAAGCGGCAGCCGCCGAGCAACGAATACGAACTCAACTTCGGCCCCAACCATCCGGGCATCGAAGGCAACTATGCCCTCAAGGTGAAGCTCCATGGCGATGAGGTGCTGGCGGCGCGGGCCGACGGCGGTTACCTCCATCGGGGCTTCGAGAAGCTCATGGAGCAGCGGCTGTGGATCCAGAACATCGCCCTGGTGCCGCGGATCTGCGTGCCCGATCCCGCGCCCATGGAGGTGTGCTACGCCATGGCGGTGGAGGAGTTGTGCGGCCTCGAGGTGCCGGAGCGAGCCCAGTGGCTCAGGGTGCTGCTGCTAGAGATGTCGCGGGTGGCCGCGCATCTCTTCACCTTCGGCGGCCATGCCGCCACGACAGGCATGTACAGCCCCATGTTCTGGGGGGTGGCGGACCGGGACCTGGTGCTCGACCTGTTCGAGGAACTCACGGGCGGGCGTGTATACAGCATCTACAACATCCCCGGTGGTGTGCGTCGGGACGTGCCCGATGGGTTTCTCGAGCGCCTCGTCCATACCCTGGATTATCTCGATTCCCGGCTGCCCGATTACGACCACCTGTTCTTCACCAACCAGGTGTTCGTGACCCGCTCCCGGGGCGTGGGCGTCCTCAACCAGCAGCAGGCCCTGGAGTGGGGTGTCACGGGGCCGAACCTGCGGGCCACCGGCCTGGCCTTCGACGTGCGCCGCGACGACCCCTATCTGGTGTACGACCAGATCCCCTTCGAGGTGGCCACGGAGCACGCGGGGGATGCCTGGGCGCGTACCCTGGTGCGCCGCCGCGAACTGGTGCAGAGCATCCGGATCCTGCGCCACGTGGCCGAGCGCCTCCCCGGTGTGCCGGGCCCCATCCGCGCGCCCATCCCCAACCCCCTGGCCTGGAAGGTGCCCGCAGGTGATGCCTACGTGCGGGTGGAATCTTCGAAAGGGGAACTTGCCTGGTACGTGGTGTCCGACGGCGGCGTCAAGCCCTACCGCACCCACGTGCGCGGGCCGTCGTCCATGCATGCAGTACAAGTGCTGGAACGGCTGGTGACCGGCTGCCGGTTGGAGGACGTAGCTCAGATCATGTTTTCTTTGGACGCATGTCCTCCGGAAGTGGACCGGTGA
- a CDS encoding FAD-dependent oxidoreductase, whose product MPLGPRVAAMRYRGFHINDWEACIGCSTCQKVCDNAAITMVRVPGLPEDPLNGVRNLRPAIDYGRCCWCALCVDLCPTGSIRLSREYVHTCTDEELSSYFILPDPKGIHNEYYGEGWTQTAENDLVDPNRQAMAERPAAERVDDFNEIVEGYDLQQAIVEASRCVQCGMCHDACPAHMNAPEYIRAIWQQDLEEAVHQIYRTNPFAHTCGRVCTHRCETACSIGKRGEPVAIRWLKRFAMDAVGDERVRSIVAERFPKQPASGRSVGIVGAGPSGLTAAFDLARHGHKVVVYEGLEKAGGMARYGIPAYRMPYDRLDADIGVIEAMGVEIRCNTRVGHDVSMEQLRDEHDAVLLGLGLQWARSTRIPGADHPNVLKAVDLLRRVTEEDTFEVPRRAVIIGGGNVAMDIARTLARLQRKQHGEVAVTLTALEDLEHFLADADEVREAGEEGIEIFDARGPRECVVEGDMLRGLRTWGVRSIFDADGRFAPSYDEEDEQFHPGDMIVEAIGQQADTALLGEALTEALEWQRGRLAVDDACRTSEPWLWAAGDMVHGPDVIHAVADGHRAAADIQGHFEDMDRRSKAS is encoded by the coding sequence GTGCCTCTGGGCCCCCGCGTGGCCGCCATGCGCTACCGCGGCTTCCATATCAACGACTGGGAGGCGTGCATCGGCTGCTCCACCTGCCAGAAGGTGTGCGACAACGCGGCCATCACCATGGTGCGGGTGCCGGGCCTGCCCGAGGACCCCCTGAACGGGGTGCGCAACCTGCGCCCGGCCATCGACTATGGCCGCTGCTGCTGGTGCGCCCTGTGCGTGGACCTGTGCCCCACGGGCTCCATCCGCCTGTCCCGGGAGTACGTGCACACCTGCACCGACGAGGAGCTGTCCAGCTACTTCATCCTGCCGGACCCCAAGGGGATCCATAACGAATATTACGGCGAGGGCTGGACCCAGACCGCCGAGAACGACCTCGTGGATCCCAACCGCCAGGCCATGGCCGAGCGGCCCGCCGCCGAGCGGGTGGACGACTTCAACGAGATCGTCGAAGGCTACGACCTCCAGCAGGCCATCGTGGAGGCCTCGCGCTGCGTGCAGTGCGGCATGTGCCACGATGCCTGCCCGGCCCACATGAACGCGCCGGAGTACATCCGCGCCATCTGGCAGCAGGACCTGGAGGAGGCCGTGCACCAGATCTACCGCACCAATCCCTTCGCCCACACCTGCGGGCGGGTGTGCACCCACCGCTGCGAGACCGCCTGTTCCATCGGCAAGCGCGGCGAGCCCGTGGCCATCCGCTGGCTGAAGCGCTTCGCCATGGACGCGGTGGGTGACGAGCGGGTGCGCTCCATCGTCGCCGAGCGTTTCCCGAAGCAGCCGGCCAGCGGTCGCTCCGTGGGTATCGTGGGGGCAGGGCCGTCGGGCCTCACAGCGGCCTTCGACCTGGCCCGCCACGGCCATAAGGTGGTGGTCTACGAGGGCCTGGAGAAGGCGGGCGGCATGGCGCGCTACGGCATCCCCGCCTACCGCATGCCTTACGATCGGCTGGACGCGGACATCGGCGTCATCGAGGCCATGGGGGTGGAGATCCGCTGCAACACCCGGGTGGGGCACGACGTGTCCATGGAGCAGTTGCGGGACGAGCATGATGCCGTGCTGCTGGGGTTGGGGCTGCAGTGGGCGCGCTCCACCCGCATCCCCGGCGCCGACCATCCCAACGTGTTGAAGGCGGTGGATTTGCTGCGGCGGGTGACGGAGGAGGACACCTTCGAGGTACCCCGCCGCGCCGTGATCATCGGCGGCGGCAACGTGGCCATGGATATCGCCCGCACCCTGGCCCGCCTGCAGCGAAAACAACACGGCGAGGTGGCCGTGACCCTGACGGCCCTGGAGGACCTGGAACATTTCCTGGCCGACGCCGACGAGGTGCGGGAGGCGGGCGAGGAGGGCATCGAGATCTTCGACGCCCGCGGCCCGCGCGAGTGCGTGGTGGAGGGGGATATGCTCCGCGGCCTGCGCACCTGGGGGGTGCGCTCCATCTTCGATGCCGACGGCCGCTTCGCACCGAGCTACGACGAAGAGGACGAGCAGTTCCACCCCGGAGACATGATCGTGGAGGCCATCGGCCAGCAGGCGGACACCGCGCTGCTGGGGGAGGCCCTGACGGAGGCCCTGGAATGGCAGCGCGGGCGGCTCGCGGTGGACGACGCCTGCCGTACCTCCGAGCCCTGGCTGTGGGCGGCGGGGGACATGGTCCACGGCCCCGACGTCATCCACGCCGTGGCCGACGGCCACCGCGCGGCGGCGGATATCCAGGGCCATTTCGAAGATATGGACCGCAGGAGCAAGGCATCATGA
- a CDS encoding ferritin family protein has protein sequence MTEHREGHPSGKERLQAAQTLGEILATATSFEETARDFYRDLAPRVSKRIRWLVDELAEEEQRHYDLFGELATRDDVLEQVEERVATPAANRRFSDCVQSADLGDNPDDQAVLQYALYREQAAMDQYTELAQSTSPGPVQELFQFLANEETQHKAELEKLYYEVVHSGGV, from the coding sequence ATGACTGAACACCGGGAAGGCCATCCCAGCGGTAAGGAGCGCCTGCAGGCGGCTCAGACCCTGGGCGAGATCCTCGCCACCGCGACCTCCTTCGAGGAGACGGCGCGGGACTTCTACCGCGACCTGGCGCCGCGGGTGAGCAAACGCATCCGCTGGCTAGTGGACGAGCTGGCGGAGGAGGAACAACGTCACTACGATCTATTCGGGGAACTCGCCACCCGCGACGACGTCCTGGAGCAGGTGGAGGAACGGGTGGCGACCCCGGCCGCCAACCGGCGCTTCTCCGACTGTGTGCAGTCGGCGGATCTGGGCGACAACCCCGACGACCAGGCCGTGTTGCAGTACGCCCTCTATCGCGAGCAGGCGGCCATGGACCAGTACACGGAGCTGGCCCAAAGCACGTCCCCGGGTCCCGTCCAGGAGCTGTTCCAGTTCCTCGCCAACGAAGAGACCCAGCACAAGGCGGAGCTGGAGAAGCTCTATTACGAGGTGGTCCACAGCGGGGGCGTGTAA
- a CDS encoding AAA family ATPase, producing the protein MTKIVALYNNKGGVSKTTTTFNLAVFLSQKGSQVLVADCDPQCNMTELFLAMRDDLDDPSKELPGTSIYEALLPRFRGQQSEISQADIEIVPHERYEGLHLFKGDLAFSQAETYFGTAWNQAVTENIHEKNTYVALHRLFESMGSARGFDYILCDVGPSTGAITRTVVLSCDEIVIPLVPDRFCYQAVQLLGTVVKQWVSQHKVICSSLTPFGIAPFPGRPKLAGTVLQNFKVHQGSRVKASYIKWQERIAAEISNCLVGDDGLEAKSTFDPCNPYTASIKDVAVLAPVAQLFGRAIFDIEQEHTKEASSDGRMYYGTVWEPWLRRMEEYKQEIAKIAEALE; encoded by the coding sequence ATGACTAAGATTGTAGCTTTATACAATAACAAAGGAGGGGTCTCTAAGACGACCACCACGTTTAATCTGGCCGTATTTCTTTCCCAAAAAGGAAGCCAAGTCCTCGTAGCCGATTGCGATCCACAGTGTAATATGACCGAGCTATTTCTCGCGATGAGAGATGATCTAGACGACCCGAGCAAGGAACTCCCTGGTACTTCAATCTATGAGGCCCTCCTTCCCCGTTTTCGCGGCCAACAGTCCGAGATAAGCCAGGCGGATATAGAGATTGTGCCGCATGAGCGATATGAAGGATTGCACCTTTTCAAAGGAGATTTGGCTTTTTCTCAAGCGGAAACGTATTTTGGAACTGCTTGGAATCAGGCGGTTACAGAAAACATCCATGAGAAGAATACTTATGTTGCTCTACATCGCCTTTTTGAGTCCATGGGATCAGCGCGAGGTTTTGACTATATCCTATGTGACGTTGGTCCGAGTACTGGCGCTATTACTCGTACCGTTGTCCTATCTTGTGACGAAATTGTGATTCCCTTGGTGCCTGATAGATTCTGTTATCAGGCGGTTCAGCTTCTCGGAACCGTTGTGAAACAGTGGGTATCTCAGCACAAAGTGATTTGCTCAAGTTTGACTCCGTTCGGTATCGCGCCGTTTCCTGGCAGGCCGAAGCTAGCCGGCACAGTTTTGCAGAACTTCAAGGTTCACCAAGGGTCTCGGGTCAAAGCGTCTTACATTAAATGGCAAGAGCGCATAGCAGCGGAGATAAGCAACTGTCTCGTCGGAGATGATGGTCTTGAAGCGAAATCCACTTTTGATCCGTGCAACCCGTACACTGCCTCGATCAAGGATGTCGCGGTGCTTGCCCCTGTGGCTCAGCTTTTCGGTAGGGCAATTTTCGACATCGAGCAAGAACATACAAAGGAAGCGTCGAGCGACGGACGGATGTACTACGGTACAGTTTGGGAGCCGTGGCTGAGACGGATGGAAGAGTACAAACAGGAAATTGCGAAAATCGCAGAAGCCTTAGAATGA
- a CDS encoding DNA methylase, giving the protein MGSYFGSKATSGLCQAIIALMPPHDTYIESHLGGGAIMQRKLPALVNIGIDRNRRALAKFECPYPVELVHGCAHRFLAEYAYRGRELIYSDPPYLQPTRRGERRYRFDYEEHDHVALLELLKRLPCHVILSGYPSALYDERLAGWRSLELQVMNQAGVVTEKLWFNFSVDRLHWARYAGKNFTDRQRIKRKAVSWARRYEAMPPAERLAVLAAVMAVEVQEPEPGMPSP; this is encoded by the coding sequence ATGGGTAGCTACTTCGGATCGAAGGCGACGTCGGGCTTGTGCCAGGCGATCATCGCCCTGATGCCGCCCCACGACACCTACATCGAGAGCCACCTCGGCGGCGGGGCGATCATGCAGCGCAAGCTGCCGGCGCTCGTCAACATCGGCATCGACCGCAATCGGCGAGCGCTCGCGAAGTTCGAGTGCCCCTATCCGGTCGAGCTGGTGCATGGCTGCGCGCACCGATTCCTGGCCGAGTATGCGTATCGGGGGCGAGAGCTCATCTACAGCGACCCGCCCTATCTGCAGCCGACCCGCCGCGGCGAGCGCCGATACCGTTTCGACTACGAAGAGCACGACCACGTGGCGTTGCTCGAGCTGCTCAAGCGCCTGCCCTGTCACGTGATCCTCTCCGGCTACCCCTCGGCGCTCTACGACGAGCGGCTGGCCGGGTGGCGCAGCCTCGAGCTTCAGGTGATGAACCAGGCGGGCGTCGTCACCGAGAAGCTGTGGTTCAACTTCAGCGTCGATCGCCTGCACTGGGCGCGCTATGCGGGCAAGAACTTCACGGACCGCCAACGCATCAAGCGTAAGGCGGTGAGCTGGGCCCGCCGCTACGAGGCCATGCCGCCCGCCGAGCGCCTGGCGGTGCTCGCGGCCGTGATGGCCGTGGAAGTCCAGGAGCCCGAGCCCGGCATGCCTTCTCCATAA